DNA from Pseudophryne corroboree isolate aPseCor3 chromosome 7, aPseCor3.hap2, whole genome shotgun sequence:
AATTCTGTTCCTTTCTAAAAGTGGTCGTACATGTGGCAGCAGCCACGAGACCAAATCCTGAAATCAAAGCTGATGTGACGGTGGCTGATAATGAAATGCAAAGCTAGAGTTTAGTCTTCCTGGGCTGTGACCCCAGTCGCGACAGTAATGCCGTCATTGTGACCTCATCTCTCAGCCAGTGTCTGTCTGATCGCAAGATGCCGTAACCTTTTCACACCTGAAGGAGCGTATACAGCATTACACCGGTGCCGTATCATCCTGGCATACAGGCTGAGAACATAGCAACGTTTTACCATCAGGGCTTCCCTGAAATGTGAGGCTTTAGCGGAAGGGCGTATAAGCCAGTTTGTTTAGCGTCCCATTACTGAGCGCTCCATATTTTATCTTCTCCCCAATTCTCCATAGTTATATAGCGTCAGGAGAGagacacagtctcagcatccaggccAGGAATACATCATTACTGCTGCATATGTTGTACTGTAGATGTGAGGTCCACGTAGAACATATCTTCTCCCCAATTCTCCATAGTTATATAGCGTCAGGAGAgaggcacagtctcagcatccaggccAGGAATACATCATTACTGCTGCATATGTTGTACTGTAGACGTGAGGTCCACGTAGAACATATCTTCTCCCCAATTCTCCATAGTTATATAGCGTCAGGAGAgaggcacagtctcagcatccaggccAGGAATACATCATTACTGCTGCATATGTTCTACTGTAGACGTGAGGTCCACGTAGAACATATCTTCTCCACAATTCTCCATAGTTATATACCCGCAGGAGAgaggcacagtctcagcatccaggccAGTTATACATCATTACTGCTGCATATGTTGTACTGTAGACGTGAGGTCCATGTAGAACATATCTTCACCACAATTCTCCATAGTTATATAGCGTCAGGAGAgaggcacagtctcagcatccaggccAGGAATACATCATTACTGCTGCATATGTTGTACTGTAGACGTGAGGTCCACGTAGAACATATCTTCTCCCCAATTCTCCATAGTTATATAGCATCAGGAGAgaggcacagtctcagcatccaggccAGGAATACATAATTACTGCTGCATATGTTGTACTGTAGATGTGAGGTCCACGTAGAACATATCTTCTCCACAATTCTCCATAGTTATATAGCGTCAGGATAgaggcacagtctcagcatccaggccAGTTATACATCATTACTGCTGCATATGTTGTACTGTAGACGTGAGGTCCATGTAGAACATATCTTCTCCCCAATTCTCCATAGTTATATAGCATCAGGAGAgaggcacagtctcagcatccaggccAGGAATACATCATTACTGCTGCATATGTTGTACTGTAGACGTGAGGTCCATGTAGAACATATCTTCTCCACAATTCTCCATAGTTATATAGCGTCAGGATAgaggcacagtctcagcatccaggccAGGAATACATCATTACTGCTGCATATGTTGTACTGTAGACGTGAGGTCAACATAGAACATATCTTCTCCACAATTCTCCATAGTTATATAGCGTCAGGAGAgaggcacagtctcagcatccaggccAGGAATACATCATTACTGCTGCATATGTTGTACTGTAGACGTGAGGTCCACGTAGAACATATCTTCTCCCCAATTCTCCATAGTTATATAGCATCAGGAGAgaggcacagtctcagcatccaggccAGGAATACATCATTACTGCTGCATATGTTGTACTGTAGACGTGAGGTCCACGTAGAACATATCTTCTCCCCAATTCTCCATAGTTATATAGCGTCAGGAGAGAGGCGGCAGTCTCAGCATCCAGGCCAGGAATACATCATTACTGCTGCATATGTTGTACTGTAGATGTGAGGTCCACGTAGAACATATCTTCTCCCCAATTCTCCATAGTTATATAGCGTCAGGATAgaggcacagtctcagcatccaggccAGTTATACATCATTACTGCTGCATATGTTGTACTGTAGACGTGAGGTCCATGTAGAACATATCTTCTCCCCAATTCTCCATAGTTATATAGCATCAGGAGAgaggcacagtctcagcatccaggccAGGAATACATCATTACTGCTGCATATGTTGTACTGTAGACGTGAGGTCCATGTAGAACATATCTTCTCCACAATTCTCCATAGTTATATAGCGTCAGGATAgaggcacagtctcagcatccaggccAGGAATACATCATTACTGCTGCATATGTTGTACTGTAGACGTGAGGTCCACGTAGAGCATATCTTCTCCCCAATTCTCCATAGTTATATACCCGCAGGATAgaggcacagtctcagcatccaggccAGGAATACATCATTACTGCTGCATATGTTGTACTGTAGACGTGAGGTCCACGTAGAACATATCTTCTCCCCAATTCTCCATAGTTATATAGCGTCAGGATAgaggcacagtctcagcatccaggccAGGAATACATCATTACTGCTGCATATGTTGTACTGTAGATGTGAGGTCCACGTAGAACATATCTTCTCCACAATTCTCCATAGTTATATAGCGGCAGGATAgaggcacagtctcagcatccaggccAGTTATACATCATTACTGCTGCATATGTTGTACTGTAGACGTGAGGTCCATGTAGAACATATCTTCTCCACAATTCTCCATAGTTATATAGCGGCAGGATAgaggcacagtctcagcatccaggccAGGAATACATCATTACTGCTGCATATGTTGTACTGTAGACGTGAGGTCCACGTAGAACATATCTTCTCCCCAATTCTCCATAGTTATATAGCGGCAAGAGAgaggcacagtctcagcatccaggccAGGAATACATCATTACTGCTGCATATGTTGTACTGTAGACGTGAGGTCCACGTAGAACATATCTTCTCCCCAATTCTCCATAGTTATATAGCGGCAGGAGAgaggcacagtctcagcatccaggccAGGAATACATCATTACTGCTGCATATGTTGTACTGTAGACGTGAGGTCCACGTAGAGCATATCTTCTCCCCAATTCTCCATAGTTATATAGCGTCAGGAGAGAGGCGGCAGTCTCAGCATCCAGGCCAGGAATACATCATTACTGCTGCATATGTTGTACTGTAGACGTGAGGTCGACATAGAACATATCTTCTCCCCAATTCTCCATAGTTATATAGCGGCAGGAGAgaggcacagtctcagcatccaggccAGTTATACATCATTACTGCTGCATATGTTGTACTGTAGACGTGAGGTCCACGTAGAGCATATCTTCTCCCCAATTCTCCATAGTTATATACCCGCAGGATAgaggcacagtctcagcatccaggccAGGAATACATCATTACTGCTGCATATGTTGTACTGTAGACGTGAGGTCGACATAGAACATATCTTCTCCCCAATTCTCCATAGTTATATAGCGGCAGGAGAgaggcacagtctcagcatccaggccAGGAATACATCATTACTGCTGCATATATTGTACTGTAGACGTGAGGTCCACGTAGAGCATATCTTCTCCACAATTCTCCATAGTTATATACCCGCAGGATAgaggcacagtctcagcatccaggccAGGAATACATCATTACTGCTGCATATGTTGTACTGTAGACGTGAGGTCCACGTAGAGCATATCTTCTCCCCAATTCTCCATAGTTATATAGCGGCAGGAGAGAGGCGGCAGTCTCAGCATCCAGGCCAGGAATACATCATTACTGCTGCATATGTTGTACTGTAGACGTGAGGTCGACATAGAACATATCTTCTCCCCAATTCTCCATAGTTATATAGCGGCAGGAGAgaggcacagtctcagcatccaggccAGTTATACATCATTACTGCTGCATATGTTGTACTGTAGACGTGAGGTCCACGTAGAGCATATCTTCTCCCCAATTCTCCATAGTTATATACCCGCAGGATAgaggcacagtctcagcatccaggccAGGAATACATCATTACTGCTGCATATGTTGTACTGTAGACGTGAGGTCGACATAGAACATATCTTCTCCCCAATTCTCCATAGTTATATAGCGGCAGGAGAgaggcacagtctcagcatccaggccAGGAATACATCATTACTGCTGCATATATTGTACTGTAGACGTGAGGTCCACGTAGAGCATATCTTCTCCACAATTCTCCATAGTTATATACCCGCAGGATAgaggcacagtctcagcatccaggccAGGAATACATCATTACTGCTGCATATGTTGTACTGTAGACGTGAGGTCCACGTAGAGCATATCTTCTCCCCAATTCTCCATAGTTATATAGCGGCAGGAGAgaggcacagtctcagcatccaggccAGGAATACATCATTACTGCTGCATATGTTGTACTGTAGATGTGAGGTCCATGTAGAACATATCTTCTCCCCAATTCTCCATAGTTATATAGCGTCAGGAGAGAGGCGGCAGTCTCAGCATCCAGGCCAGGAATACATCATTACTGCTGCATATGTTGTACTGTAGGGGTAAGGCAGAAAAAGTAACTTTgccccttggtaaaaccatgttgcattgcggcGGTGCAGGTGTTGGAGGTATCTACATTGCAGCGTAAGAATAGAGCTGTCcagcatctgtgggctacatgcacatacatccagtatttaccttgcatgcatacatacatacatacatacatacatacatacatacataatatacaccTATTCGCCCCCTTGTATTGCAGTAAGGTTCGTCCAGGTGCAAAGTTGCtgctttttgctttgctcccaattcagaattacccccaatatatggtTCATACTGGGACACAGGGCTTCTCCTCTTCTTGCTACTGGCCAATGGGCTGCTGCGTATTTCCAGGGTGTAGTTCTTAGTGCAGGAACGGAAGCTATCTCCGCTTACCTTGCTTCTTGCCGCCATCCTCTCATCGCTAATGTCTGTCAGCCGCAGGTCTTCTGTGTAACACAATCACAGTCCCATGtccgtcatttcttcacctttattTGCATCTTTTACACAAATAATCTTCCTGCAGATTCATGTTCCGGTACTAGATATTGGTTTTTCTAATTCCCGTTTATATGTGTTGCAGATTGTTACAGCAATGTATGTGACTGCCGCCCTCTGTCTTCTCTCCGTTATAACCACGTGACATGTTGTAACGTCCACGTGTGGTGTTTGTGTAACTGCTGCGTATACATTTGTCCACTTATATTCATGTCTGTTTTTATTGTTGTTCTAGGCTCGGATTGAGACCTTAACTCGTCCCCTAACTTCACTGACCCCTCAATCGCAGGTGCAGATCAgagctgtctctccacatgctgcaCCTCAGTCTTCACCGCTTaccccacctcctcctctgcccccACCTCCACCgcctcccccacctcctcctcctctccccactCAATCCAAGTCCACCCCTATTCTTTTTGCTAAGTACAGCACCATTACCAGGTTGCAAAATGCCGCCCAGTACCCCGGACCTTATTTCAAGGCACCATCAGCAAGCCAAGCAACTCAGCACACCGCACTAAGTGCTAAACCTCAAATGATTGTGACCCCAAATGGGGCTATTCCACCGCCACCcccacctcctccccctcctccaccaccTCCTCCAGGCTCTGCCATGGCAATGCTAAGACCAAACCCATGTACTTCATCCATGCCTCAGTTTACACCTCCACCGCCTACTTTCAAGATTAATCAAGTCCCCCAGAATAACGTTATCCATGCTgctcagcctcctcctcctccaccgttGCCACCACCTCCGCCACCTCCACCACCGCCACCCCCACCTCCGTTCCAAGCTCCAATCAAGCAGTTTGTTCCTGGTGGTAAAATTACAGCCCCTGTTTCTGCTCCACCAACAACTGTAGCTTtaggacctcctacaccacccaaAAAGCAGCTAAACTTCACCCCCTCCCTCACTCAACAGCCTCTAGCACCCCCATTGCTCCCAACAGGTCCAACACCACCTCCGACGTTACCAAAACAACAGAGTTTCTCTGCCAAGCCTCTTTCCTCCCCTCAGTCTCCCATGCCCTCGGTGAAGCAACTTGCTAGTCAGTTCCCGCTCCCACCACAATCAGAGACTCAACCTCCCAAGCCAGCAACGCCAAGTACGGCTCCCCAATCTCCCCCAGCTGTGAAAGCAAAACCAAAATGGCAGCCGTTTTCTGTCCCATCACCTGAAtttcctcctcctcccccggaGAGTAGCTTAGCACTACTTCCTCCACCGCCCCCTCCACCCCCACTCCCTCCATCAACATCCCCTGTCCCGCCATCTTCTCCAACTCCAGATAAAACTGGTTCCCCTGTTAAAAAAGCAAGCAAGACATCAAGCCCAGGAGGCAAAAAACCTCCACCCACTCCCCAACGCAATTCAAGTATTAAATCCAACAGCTCTGCGGAGTACCATGAGTCCAAGAAGTCCTCTGTCGACAGCCTTGTCTCCAAGTTTGCCGAACCTCCTGCATCTCCTACTAAAGAGGCGATACCCCCACCAGCAGCCCCACCAAAACCTGTTAAACTTAATCTTTCAGGAGTAAACTTGCCCATGGTTTTTCAGCAAGGAAACCTCTCTGCCCAGATGATGCTTTCAGCAAAAGAGCCCACCACAGAATTTCCATCTCCACTGTATGATTCCGAATCGGATTTCCCACCTCCTCCAGCAGATCTTGAGCTTCTCCCCCCTCCACCTCCACCTGCAGATATCCCGCCAGTTTTGTTTTCTGGGAATACATCTCCGAAAGTGGCTGTTGTGAACCCGCAGCCCCAAACGTGGTCAAAATCGTCTGTAAAGAAAGCTCCACCCCCTACTAGGCCGAAACGGAATGATAGCATGAAGCTAATGCAAGCTGAAACGGCAGAACCTACTCCCGCCTGTCCTCAAGCGCCAACTTCGCCTAAACCGGGCCTCAGTGTACAGCCTGGGTTCCTTGCTGACCTAAACAAGACTCTGCAGCGGAAGTCTATTACCCGACACAGTTCTCTATCATCTGCCCGTTTATCTAGGCCAGAACCCACTGCTACTATGGATGACATGGTACTTCCTCCTCCACCACCAGAACTATTAGGTGATCATCAAAAAGCTAATTGCTATGGAGGGAGCCATTTATCAGGCTATGCAACATTACGAAGGGGTCCACCTCCAGCCCCACCTAAAAGAGACCAGAATACCAAACTTTCTAGAGACTGGTAACCCACGTCATAAACTTTTTTTGAGACTAGATTAACACTTGGCTGACTAATGTACTATGAATTTAGGATCCTTGTATGATAATGCCTATTGAGGCGAATGTCGCATCGGGAGAAGGGTCACTGCGCACTTCCTTTGTTTAGCAAAAAACGTTTCCGGTGATCCATAGCTCGTTCCCAGTACGGACAGGACCAAACCAGAATTCAGATCCTACGTATACAGAAACCTTTTTGTAGCGTATGTTGGTGTGCAGTGTGTTCCTGCATGTGTTCCTGCAATAGGCATATAATTCTGTCATTATTATAGCAGCTGTACAATAAAACATGACAAGGTTTTATTTCACCATGTCTGTATCCAGTGAGCCGCAGCGACAAGTATATAAAGACTTGATACTTGGTGCGGTGGATTTTCCTGCTCCGTTTCAGTGTCCGCGCTTAGATTTAACTATTTGTTCTTTTTCTCAGCTTGTTACAGGGGACAGTGAGCTATGTACTGAGGTCTGCCTTACCAGAAAGGGGTGCTATTGTCATCTGTGTGTTGTCATTCCACCGAATGTTTTCCCCCCATCTCAGCGTAGTCTACTGTACCTGGAGGCGAGCCCTCCTTCCACAGCCGCTGCTGCAAATGTCACCAGAACCTGTGAGGGAGCAATAGCCAGAGTCCCAGAGTCTTGCTGAAGTGATCGCGGTGTAAGGACCAGCTTGTGCGTAGCGTCCTAGATGAGtaacctggtactttatctctgcggGCGTATACAGAGGAATAGAAAGTCGCATTTGCTGCCATTGGCCTTTATGGGCGGATATCTTGTTTTTATAATCCTGTCGCAGCCACGTAAATCTTCCATTGCGTTCTGAGTGCCGATGACTTTCCGGTGTTTAATGTACAGAAGTGATTCCGTAATAACTAATAGACTGGACGAGTGACAGAGCCCGGAACCGTGACATAGTTCTGTATTAGCACAACGCGCGCCTAATGTACTGCCGTATTTGTTTTTGTAAGAAGTTTTGAGCAGGACTCTGGAGCTAGGTTATCCAGAAATCCACCAGAGCGGGGCTATGGCTCAGGCGTGTGATGGAATTATTGTACTCTGCGTTATGTAATGGTCTTGGGGCGACGTGCAGCGATTACGGCAGATGTTAGTGCACGGCTGCAACTTCCATGAATGCGCTGTTCAGTGTTCATCAGAAGGAAGCTTTATAAAGGCCACGTATATCGCGCAGCCTTCCAACGCTCTTGTAATCAGAGATGACCTAAGGAGATTACTTCTTAAGCTTTTCCCTACGAATGTCTCTGTCATTATTCACTAAAGTTGGGGTTTTACATGATGATGTGTGATCAGTAGCCAGGAAGGGGTGAGCAGCGGCCGCAGAGTTCCGTGTCCCAACGTGGCCTGGACTTCTATAATATTACAGAGAGATGTTCTCTCTCTCCTCTACTAATGAAGGTACTTAATattcagaaatgtatttataaaggGTCATTGCCCTAGGGCGCTGGTTATAATTTGGTATTTCATTAACAAGTCATGGATTTGATACACGGAAGGGCCAGGTTTACCGTTGTGTACAGACGGAGAATGCTGCGCCTGAATGGGCGCTCCGATGGGTATTGCCAAATTCCGctacttttttgtttgttttataaacGAAACTGCCCGTATATATAAGCGCGTCTTTGTGGTATATAAGGTTTGTTTAAGATTCCAGATGCTGACTGAGAATAGATTATTTTCCGTGACTTCGCTCGTGGTAAGAAGGTGAGTGCGCACGGTCTCCTTTATGCGATACTCTGAATAGCGCTTCCGCCCACTGGAAAGATCTGTCATATTCCCGTAAGCATCACGTATTCATGAGTCCGTTACGTTAGTCTAACCATGGGGATTGGACAGTCCAAGGTTGCTGGGTTATCTGCCAGTGGCGCATCAATTTACTGCGGTGAAAGTGGGCACACCAATTAAATGATGAGTCCCGCAATGGTCATGGCGCCTGGAATAACGCTCAGTTCTACGCCGCCTGGCGGCCGACGCGAGGGATGTTCTCTGCTCAAGGTGTGACGCTCATCATTTACTCTTGCTGTTAGTGGATGTTAGATGCTCATTCACCAATGGACGGTAGATATTTGGGATATTCATGATTCTTTTAGGAATAATTTAGATACTTTGGGACTTGGACAACATCTGTAATTCGCATTGGTATTTACATACACAGGGTTCTGCATAGATCGTCTAACAATAAAGCAAAGTCTGTAACTACAACTGAATTGTTATATTAAGATATTTTTGAAAGTTAATTATTTTTATTGTATGTAATTTTAAGTACAAATATTGGACATGGTGATATTGTGGAAAATGATACGTCTGTGTTCACTGTCGTTATACAGTTTAATCTCTCTGGACTTATTACCCTGAATATCATTTAATATTGCTAAAATTATCTACAAGACATATACAATAAAATGACACGATGACAAAATGGTAGACGTCTTCTTGTAAGGTCTCCAGAATGCTTCATACTCGATCATCTCTTATATCCGGCAGGTGTACATAGGAAGTGTCGGGAAAGAGATCAGACAGAACCGCCGCCCAGCTCGTAGATACTAGTGCACCAGACGTACAGCATAAACGGGTATAATGCGGCTTCTAACGTTACACTGGGCGGCCAAATTATTGTCACCACGGGGTTAGTACTGTGGTGTCCTTAATGGAGCTGGAATTCTTCTAGGCCTGGATTCTGCTGACAGTATATTTCATGGGGCATATTAGTGCAAATGCCAAGAACTGCATCTTCCAGTTCCTGAAGGTTTGATGGTAGCGTATCCAGAAGGATCTTGCGGTTGTCTCCATATCCACATCCTACCATCTGCATGGTGCAGTTGGAAGTGGGGCTAATGATCTGATGTTTtcaatcattggggcagatgtattaacctggagacggcataaggaagtgataaaacagtgataagtgcaaggtgataaacgcaccagccaatcagctccaatatgtaaattaaccttgcacttatcactggtttatcacttccttatgccttctccaggcttaatacatctgttccATTAACTGTCAAATTCCTGTGCTCCTGAGCCAACTGGAGGTCCTGCTTCTGTAcgtcatacaatgtaatgtgcagccTACTCTTTGCTGGGAGGCCATCTGAGCTGCTCCCGTGACAGACTACCTGTAATATGTTGCCCGTTTGTAGGACTGAACAAGTGTGCCCACTCTCCTTTCCAATCAAGTATCCGTTTATTAGCACAGGCCTTGCCCTCAGATCCAGTTCTCTGCCCGCTGGCCTCTCTGCCTGCCGTTTACTATCTGCCGCCCTCGAACAATTTCCCAGTGCAGCCATTTTGCTGATAGTCTCTGCTGTGAGTACGAACATTCATTCTACGTTCAAAGTCCGTCAGATCGCGCGGTTATCACATTATTTCATGAGTGATAcactcagggctggttctagaccatgtAGAGACCAGGGCAAAAAGTCCCTTTGGCAgttcccttaaaaaataaaaaactttgcTGTTTTTGTGTGTGCTAAATAAAAATACACCTTGCCTAGATGGTGGTTTCTCTGCAGTGGGGGACTTTTTGAAGAAATTGGTCCTCCCTGGGcagtgtcttcagtcggtattcactattcatgtaggagatcacatgtccAGAaggtgcctgtttgtgtaggaatgtaACCAATGTCGTCTTCATACAACAGAGGTGCAACCagaccctctgtgtctctctccagcctcctgtccccTGTATATCTCTTTAGTCTCctgccccctgtgtgtctctctccagccccctgtgtctctctccagcctcctgtatATCTCTTTagtctcctgccccctgtgtctctctccagccccctgtgtctctctccagcctcctgccccctgtgtctctctccagcctcctgccccctgtgtctcaccagcctcctgccccctgtgtctcaccagcctcctgccccctgtgtctctctttagcctcctgccccctgtgtctctctccagcctcctgccccaccagcctcctgccccctgtgtctctctccagccccctgtgtctctctccagcctcctgccccctgtgtctctctccagcctcctgccccctgtgtctctctctccagccccctgtgtctctctccagccccctgtgtctctctccagccccctgccccctgtgtctctctccagccccctgcgtctctctccagcctcctgccccctgtgtctctctccagcctcctgccccctgtgtctctctccagccccctgtgtctctctccagccccctgccccctgtgtctctctccagccccctgcgtctctctccagcctcctgccccctgtgtctctctccagcctcctgccccctgtgtctctctccagccccctgtgtctctctccagccccctgccccctgtgtctctctccagccccctgcgtctctctccagcctcctgccccctgtgtctctctttAGCCTCCTGCCCCGTGTCTCTCTctagcctcctgccccctgtgtctctctttAGCCTCCAGCACCCATCATTCCAGCCTTATACCTCTAAATCTCTAGCCTCCTGTTGTCACCTTAAGATTCAGTCCCCCCGACCCTCTCCAACTTCTGTATGCTgctcttcctctcagcggtgctgtatgTAGAAAAGACTCAGAAGGCGCATGTCAGAGGTCACGCCTCTCTGGAGAGATGCTGGGTCCTCCTAATATTTGGCACAGCAGTAACACAACAGTTGCGGCCACATTGACAGTAATAAATGGCAGCGCTGCTGGCAGGGTGACCGTAATCTAACTGTGGGGTTGCAGCGTCCCAGAAAATAGCCCTGCCAGCCTGTGCCTGGACACACCTAATTGTTCTCTGCATGCCTACCCCTAAGGGGTCTAATTACAGCTGTTTGTTTAGCGCTTAAAATGAAATTAATTAATGACTGAAAACATTTGGCCCAAGTTGCCAACACATAAAAGGGAAAGGAAACTGGATAATGTATGTGATGTCCTACAGAGGTGACTTTCATGCCACGGCCGTGTCCACTCCTATCGTTTAGTATAGATGTTGGAGAACCTTCCATTCTCCAGCTCTGAACCCATATCCCTCCGTCATGTCACTGTACCAGAGATCAGCCGAGCACCAGGAATATTCTACTATGGAGTATTCTGTCCCATTACACGTGTGCGGTGCATCTAGCCGTCCAGGGCTGACACCAAGCAACCTGATGAGACGGCAGTGGTTGCCAAACAGACAGGCATTGTGCGTTCACATTTGTCCTTCATCCAGACCTACATGGGGTCAGTACCAGTAGCAGGAATTTAGTGATAAACCATCACAGTACTAGCAGGTTACACACAGTCTGTACCGCCATCACACCGACACTCCGCCACTGACATCTCCTCCTAGAGAACATGGAGATCCACACACTGACATTTCCCATCAAACTATATTGCTCCGACCACTGCACTCTTTCCCTCCCCCCAAAACACGACGTCTTCCAGACCACAGCCCTCCATCCAGAGTCCTCTCTTCCTACAACACAcgccattattttatttttttaggacGCAAAAAATAATTTGATACACACCATAAGATTCTCTGTTCAATCTGTCTGGTTGGAGCAAAAAATcttgtaatgtatgggagcaaatgcgaAAAACCATTTGCTgccaaaacagacaaaaatggacgttCAGGCATACTGGTTACCTACCTACCTACCCAAGGTGCAACCAAACCGTTTGTCCTTTGTACAATCCTCTCCCTCCATGACTGTTGTAACCTTCAGCTGTCTCACAGTCATCTCACTGACTTCTCTCCATCTGTGCTAAATGGCATAGCAAGACTGATTTCTCtctctcagggcgggatgtattaagatgcatcgccgcccctcgcctcttatcgcagcgatgttgattgcatatgtacttacatatgtgatcaatattgcaatgcggtgacagaggccccccgcgatacctgtgtgggaggtctccgtcacctccccgggatcttcacctgctctcctgccgggaagcagcagcggtctgtccccggcgcctcctcctccatgcagccggaaggacctccaacTGCGTTGCTAaggggagattaccttccgggctgGCGAAATgaagcccataggattctatagggtattgccatccagaGATGGTGATACCCTCATCGGCAAAAACGTGGCGGTCGGGTGATAGTACATCTGAAAAtacggcaacccccccccccccccccccccaaaaacgggggttttaccgcattttttctttagtacatcccgccctcaatgTTCCACTCTGAAAATCCTTACGCTGGCT
Protein-coding regions in this window:
- the RAPH1 gene encoding ras-associated and pleckstrin homology domains-containing protein 1 isoform X2, with the translated sequence MEQLSDEDLDHGAEEDSDKEDQDLDKMFGAWLGELDKLTQSLDTEKSEEPVKRSPLRQETNLANFSYRFSMYNLNEAINQGETVDLDALMADLCSIEQELSSIGTQSSKNTLKSHDRRSSQKPPAGRTSAKQSSLRGLPSSSVRITKPTHANFSLDDITAQLEQASLSMDEAARQAIVEDVKPVVTIHHRRTASAGTVSDSDIRSVSNSSRSSVTSAASSMDSLDIDKMTRPQELELLQQGQPISEEEQAAIIKAEKIRIALEKIKEAQVKKLVIRVHMSDESSKTMMVDERQTVRQVLDNLMDKSHCGYSLDWSLVETISELQMDRIFEDHENLVENLLNWTRDSQNKLMFVERIEKYALFKNPQNYLLGRKETSEMADRNKEVLLEECFCGSSVSVPELEGVLWLKDDGKKSWKKRYFLLRASGIYYVPKGKAKASRDLVCFLQLDHVNVYYGQEYRSKYKAPTDYCLVLKHPQIQKKSQYIKYLCCDDVRTLHQWVNGIRIAKYGKQLYTNYQEALKRTEAAYDWTSLSSSSMKSGSSSSSLPESQSNHSNQSDNGLSDSLGGCHVRSQSIVSSIFSEAWKRGTQLEESSKARIETLTRPLTSLTPQSQVQIRAVSPHAAPQSSPLTPPPPLPPPPPPPPPPPPLPTQSKSTPILFAKYSTITRLQNAAQYPGPYFKAPSASQATQHTALSAKPQMIVTPNGAIPPPPPPPPPPPPPPPGSAMAMLRPNPCTSSMPQFTPPPPTFKINQVPQNNVIHAAQPPPPPPLPPPPPPPPPPPPPPFQAPIKQFVPGGKITAPVSAPPTTVALGPPTPPKKQLNFTPSLTQQPLAPPLLPTGPTPPPTLPKQQSFSAKPLSSPQSPMPSVKQLASQFPLPPQSETQPPKPATPSTAPQSPPAVKAKPKWQPFSVPSPEFPPPPPESSLALLPPPPPPPPLPPSTSPVPPSSPTPDKTGSPVKKASKTSSPGGKKPPPTPQRNSSIKSNSSAEYHESKKSSVDSLVSKFAEPPASPTKEAIPPPAAPPKPVKLNLSGVNLPMVFQQGNLSAQMMLSAKEPTTEFPSPLYDSESDFPPPPADLELLPPPPPPADIPPVLFSGNTSPKVAVVNPQPQTWSKSSVKKAPPPTRPKRNDSMKLMQAETAEPTPACPQAPTSPKPGLSVQPGFLADLNKTLQRKSITRHSSLSSARLSRPEPTATMDDMVLPPPPPELLGDHQKANCYGGSHLSGYATLRRGPPPAPPKRDQNTKLSRDW